The Geotalea uraniireducens Rf4 genome window below encodes:
- a CDS encoding GAF domain-containing protein, with protein sequence MQLVARCRKCGRVMKSERVDNYRVKMTCSCGFSDFRTITEKVKTVNPFYHKAGFTPFLESEKGKMVLTMQKANREHLEIISLEEISMLVSSDFDLPLVLRRVAEKVATQLKVSVCSIYLMEEGDLVLAATYGFDVSFVGKIRIKIGEGITGTVARDRQHISLTRASQDPRYKSFSELQEEKYNSMLSFPIADKQDVYGVINLNSTSMKTFTDDEIYFISIIANLILTAVKLRQKVASGNVTP encoded by the coding sequence ATGCAACTGGTGGCACGCTGCCGAAAATGCGGAAGGGTTATGAAGAGCGAGCGGGTAGACAATTACCGGGTAAAGATGACCTGCAGTTGCGGTTTTTCCGATTTCCGAACCATTACGGAGAAAGTCAAGACTGTTAACCCCTTTTACCATAAGGCCGGATTTACGCCGTTTCTTGAAAGTGAGAAGGGGAAGATGGTGTTGACCATGCAGAAGGCCAACCGTGAGCATCTGGAGATCATTTCGCTGGAAGAGATCAGCATGCTCGTCTCATCCGACTTCGATCTTCCGCTAGTGCTGCGGAGGGTTGCGGAGAAAGTGGCGACCCAGCTCAAGGTGAGCGTCTGCTCCATCTACCTGATGGAGGAGGGGGATCTGGTCCTTGCTGCTACCTATGGATTTGATGTTTCCTTTGTCGGAAAGATTCGGATCAAGATCGGAGAGGGGATCACCGGGACTGTTGCCCGGGACAGGCAGCATATATCCCTGACCCGTGCTTCGCAGGATCCCCGTTACAAGAGTTTCTCGGAATTGCAGGAAGAAAAATACAACTCGATGCTTTCCTTTCCCATTGCCGACAAGCAGGATGTCTATGGGGTGATCAACCTTAATTCCACTTCCATGAAAACCTTTACCGATGACGAGATATATTTTATTTCAATCATAGCCAATTTGATTCTTACCGCTGTAAAGTTACGACAAAAGGTCGCTTCCGGGAATGTTACTCCGTGA